In Cyanobacterium stanieri LEGE 03274, the following proteins share a genomic window:
- a CDS encoding DICT sensory domain-containing protein — MSNSNSVVTDLLKVFPKWRTQIYFKSSLTALSHAMEDQVLANTEEALIIASFQKERFYRQEAHRYRRIGKISPHVYVLAAPETDFSNSTDIYEKIAFDGNDALTKEWHLVVIGSNYTNCLICREKTHLPKTEAAEMSMDNSRRFEGVWTFDRDITLAAASILLDRIGGYRPELREKIAQAKQRYCGDNQGLLEANHNQETQGQINSPIINPDPFVQRLITYLQSGQYKLIKANRFLSTKEKKERLLNSVTDAIRRSLNPEEILQVAVDKLGEGLGVCRCLIYRCQESDYNAEINHEFLSEGIKSIKGQTWPLKQNPLFREVLNLRESISIDDVDIDPRTQGKAKVLRKLINSCSIISWLIVPILYQGRLLGVMELHHCQDQPINWKPEDIALVNAIATQVAVALIQAESYTNLEDLNEQLEALDRTRSNLVAITGHELRTPLSTIQICLESLANEPDMPEELKQIMLNTALQDAERMRKLVQDFLTLSQLESGRVEWNPEPLSLEECVELSISHIRSRQDQSVIPEIENLVPQQIPLVQVDGEWLVEVLSKLLDNACKFTNGDGHIRIMVEEKDPANLEVTISDNGRGIEPDRLNQVFDRFYQEEGALRRSAGGTGLGLAICRQIVSNWGGKIWAESSGKNQGSKFHFTIPIFDEMDFPSNKAQNKRLRLRERY; from the coding sequence ATGAGCAATTCTAATTCTGTTGTTACAGATTTACTAAAAGTTTTCCCCAAGTGGCGAACTCAAATCTATTTCAAATCTTCTTTAACAGCACTATCTCACGCTATGGAAGATCAGGTTTTAGCAAACACTGAAGAAGCCTTAATTATAGCTAGTTTTCAAAAAGAAAGATTTTATCGTCAAGAGGCTCATCGTTATCGTCGCATCGGTAAAATTTCCCCCCATGTTTATGTTTTAGCCGCTCCAGAAACAGATTTTTCTAACTCCACGGATATTTATGAAAAAATAGCTTTTGATGGAAATGATGCTTTAACCAAGGAATGGCATTTGGTGGTAATTGGCAGTAACTATACTAATTGTTTGATTTGTCGAGAAAAAACCCATTTACCCAAAACCGAAGCAGCGGAAATGTCCATGGATAATAGTCGTCGTTTTGAAGGGGTTTGGACTTTTGATCGTGATATTACCCTAGCGGCGGCATCCATATTATTAGATAGGATTGGGGGTTATCGTCCTGAGTTACGGGAAAAAATCGCTCAAGCTAAACAGCGTTATTGCGGTGATAATCAGGGTTTATTAGAGGCTAACCATAATCAAGAAACCCAGGGGCAAATTAATTCTCCGATTATTAATCCAGATCCTTTTGTGCAAAGATTAATTACTTATTTACAGTCGGGGCAGTATAAATTAATCAAGGCAAACCGTTTTTTGAGTACCAAGGAGAAAAAAGAAAGACTTTTAAATTCTGTTACCGATGCCATTCGTCGCTCTCTTAATCCTGAGGAAATTTTACAAGTGGCGGTGGATAAGTTAGGGGAAGGTTTGGGGGTATGTCGTTGTTTGATTTATCGTTGTCAAGAGAGTGATTATAATGCGGAAATTAACCATGAGTTTCTGAGTGAGGGTATCAAGTCTATTAAGGGGCAAACTTGGCCTTTGAAGCAAAATCCTTTGTTTCGGGAGGTGTTAAATTTACGGGAATCTATTAGTATTGATGATGTGGATATTGATCCCCGTACCCAAGGTAAGGCAAAGGTTTTAAGAAAATTAATTAATAGTTGTTCGATTATTTCTTGGTTGATTGTACCAATTTTGTACCAAGGTCGTCTTTTAGGGGTGATGGAGTTACACCATTGCCAAGATCAGCCCATTAACTGGAAACCAGAGGATATTGCCCTAGTAAATGCGATCGCAACTCAGGTAGCTGTAGCCTTAATTCAGGCGGAATCCTATACTAATTTAGAGGATTTAAATGAACAATTAGAGGCGCTCGATCGCACCAGGTCAAACCTTGTAGCCATCACGGGACATGAATTACGTACCCCCCTATCTACCATTCAAATCTGCCTTGAGAGCCTTGCTAATGAGCCAGATATGCCAGAGGAATTAAAGCAAATTATGCTTAATACAGCGCTTCAGGATGCCGAAAGAATGCGTAAACTGGTACAGGACTTTTTAACCCTTTCTCAACTAGAAAGCGGCAGGGTAGAATGGAACCCAGAACCCTTATCCCTAGAAGAATGTGTCGAGTTGTCCATCTCCCATATTCGCTCTCGACAAGATCAATCCGTCATCCCCGAGATTGAAAATTTAGTTCCCCAACAAATCCCCTTAGTGCAGGTGGATGGAGAATGGTTGGTGGAGGTATTAAGTAAATTATTAGATAATGCCTGTAAATTTACCAATGGCGATGGACATATTCGTATTATGGTAGAAGAAAAAGATCCTGCTAACCTTGAGGTTACCATATCGGATAATGGTAGAGGTATTGAACCAGATCGTCTTAATCAGGTATTTGACCGTTTTTATCAGGAAGAAGGGGCTTTACGGCGTTCTGCGGGGGGTACAGGGCTAGGTTTAGCTATTTGTCGTCAGATTGTTAGTAATTGGGGCGGGAAAATTTGGGCCGAGTCTTCGGGAAAAAATCAGGGGAGCAAGTTTCATTTCACTATTCCTATTTTTGATGAGATGGATTTTCCCTCTAATAAGGCACAAAATAAAAGGTTAAGGTTAAGGGAGCGTTATTAG